One segment of Kogia breviceps isolate mKogBre1 chromosome 14, mKogBre1 haplotype 1, whole genome shotgun sequence DNA contains the following:
- the SMURF1 gene encoding E3 ubiquitin-protein ligase SMURF1 isoform X4: MEGLYVGKTDSITISVWNHKKIHKKQGAGFLGCVRLLSNAISRLKDTGYQRLDLCKLNPSDTDAVRGQIVVSLQTRDRTGTGGSVVDCRGLFEHEGTACEDSGPGRPLSCFMEEPAPYTDGTGAAAGGGGCRAVESPSQDQRLQAQRLRSPEVRGSLQTPQNRPHGHQSPELPEGYEQRTTVQGQVYFLHTQTGVSTWHDPRIPRDLNSVNCDELGPLPPGWEVRSTVSGRIYFVDHNNRTTQFTDPRLHHIMNHQCQLKEPSQSLPLPSEGSVEDEELPAQRCERDLVQKLRVLRHELSLQQPQAGHCRIEVSREEIFEESYRQIMKMRPKDLKKRLMVKFRGEEGLDYGGVAREWLYLLCHEMLNPYYGLFQYSTDNIYMLQINPDSSINPDHLSYFHFVGRIMGLAVFHGHYINGGFTVPFYKQLLGKPIQLSDLESVDPELHKSLVWILENDITPVLDHTFCVEHSAFGRLLQHELKPNGRNVPVTEGNKQEYVRLYVNWRFMRGIEAQFLALQKGFNELIPQHLLKPFDQKELELIIGGLDKIDLDDWRCNTRLKHCGADSSVVRWFWQAVEAFDEERRARLLQFVTGSTRVPLQGFKALQGSTGAAGPRLFTIHLIDADTDNLPKAHTCFNRIDIPPYESYEKLYEKLLTAVEETCGFAVE, from the exons ATGGAGGGCTT ATACGTTGGGAAAACGGATTCTATAACCATCAGCGTGTGGAACCACAAGAAAATTCACAAGAAGCAGGGAGCCGGCTTCCTGGGGTGCGTGCGGCTGCTGTCCAATGCCATCAGCAGATTAAAAGATACTGGCT ACCAGCGTTTGGATCTATGCAAACTAAACCCCTCAGATACTGATGCAGTTCGTGGCCAAATAGTGG tcagTTTACAGACACGAGACAGAACAGGCACTGGCGGGTCCGTGGTAGACTGCAGAGGGCTGTTCGAGCACGAAGG AACTGCGTGCGAAGACTCAGGGCCTGGAAGGCCACTCAGCTGCTTCATGGAGGAACCAGCCCCTTACACGGACGGCACCGGGGCCGCTGCTGGCGGGGGTGGCTGCAGGGCTGTGGAATCCCCGAGTCAGGATCAGAGGCTTCAGGCCCAGCGACTGCGAAGTCCTGAGGTCCGAGGGTCACTCCAGACGCCGCAGAACCGACCTCACGGCCACCAGTCCCCGGAGCTGCCCGAAGGCTACG AACAGAGAACAACGGTGCAGGGGCAGGTTTACTTCCTGCACACGCAGACTGGAGTTAGCACGTGGCACGACCCCAGGATACCCAG AGACCTTAACAGCGTGAACTGTGACGAACTTGGACCACTGCCACCCGGTTGGGAAGTCCGAAGTACAGTTTCCGGGAGAATATATTTTGTAGATCACAATAACCGAACAACCCAGTTTACAGACCCAAGGTTACACCACATCATGAA TCACCAGTGCCAACTAAAGGAGCCCAGCCAGTCGCTGCCGCTGCCCAGCGAGGGCTCCGTGGAAGACGAGGAGCTGCCCGCCCAGAGGTGTGAGAGAGACTTGGTCCAGAAGCTGAGGGTCCTCAGACACGAGCTCTCACTTCAGCAACCCCAAGCTGGCCACTGCCGCATCGAAGTGTCcagagaggaaatatttgag GAGTCCTACCGCCAGATAATGAAGATGCGACCAAAAGACTTGAAAAAGCGGCTGATGGTGAAATTCCGGGGAGAGGAAGGTTTGGACTATGGCGGGGTGGCGAG GGAGTGGCTTTACTTGTTGTGCCATGAGATGCTGAATCCGTACTATGGGCTCTTCCAATATTCCACGGACAACATTTACATGTTGCAAATCAATCCTGATTCTTCCATCAACCCT GACCACTtgtcttatttccattttgtgggTCGGATCATGGGTCTGGCTGTGTTCCATGGACACTACATAAACGGGGGTTTCACAGTTCCCTTCTACAAGCAGCTACTGGGGAAACCCATCCAGCTTTCTGACTTGGAATCGGTGGACCCGGAACTTCATAAGAGCTTAGTGTGGATCCT AGAGAACGACATCACCCCCGTGCTGGACCACACGTTCTGCGTGGAGCACAGCGCTTTTGGGAGGCTGCTGCAGCACGAGCTGAAGCCCAACGGCAGGAACGTCCCCGTCACGGAGGGGAACAAGCAGGAATACGTGCG GTTGTATGTAAATTGGAGGTTTATGAGGGGGATCGAGGCCCAgttcctggctcttcagaagggGTTTAACGAACTCATCCCTCAACACTTACTGAAGCCTTTTGACCAGAAGGAGCTGGAG CTGATCATCGGCGGCCTGGACAAGATCGACCTGGACGACTGGAGGTGCAACACGCGGCTGAAGCACTGTGGGGCGGACAGCAGCGTGGTCCGGTGGTTCTGGCAGGCGGTGGAGGCCTTCGACGAGGAGAGGCGGGCCCGGCTGCTGCAGTTCGTGACGGGCTCCACGCGGGTCCCCCTCCAGGGCTTCAAGGCGCTGCAAG